In one window of Gossypium arboreum isolate Shixiya-1 chromosome 4, ASM2569848v2, whole genome shotgun sequence DNA:
- the LOC108460148 gene encoding flavonoid 3-O-glucosyltransferase-like yields MEGYRNASKHIAVLAFPFGTHAVPLLNLIHQLSDACPNTMFSFLSTQQSNNSTFRKNLDKIKPFNVWDGLPVGYSFWGNPHEPVDYFLKAVPANFMKAIDAVVFETGKPFDCLITDAFYAFGADIADELNIPWVALWTASPRALFVHLDSDIIRHHVRINGPKDKPLDFLPDFSSIRIADLPNGLTSGDIDAPMPALLHKMGVSLSRATAIATNSYEDLDNTVVNMLKLRFSTFLNVGPFNLVSVSSSTVDDSHGTLDWMSKHEAASVVYISFGSVITPPPHELQALCEALEECEFPYLWSLRGNPEKQLPLGFLERTSSKGKIVPWAPQQKILEHPSVGVFVSHGGWNSVLESINGCVPMICRPFFGDQQLNTRTVEVVWGFGFGLEGGTLTKKGAKKALKLILCSQEGKKIREKIRVQKELACKAVRPNGSSNENFKTLVKLVS; encoded by the exons ATGGAAGGTTACAGGAATGCTTCTAAACACATAGCAGTGTTGGCTTTCCCCTTCGGCACCCATGCTGTCCCTCTTCTCAACCTCATCCATCAGCTGTCAGACGCCTGCCCCAACACCATGTTTTCCTTCCTTAGCACCCAACAATCTAACAACTCAACTTTTCGCAAAAATCTTGATAAAATTAAGCCTTTTAATGTATGGGATGGATTACCTGTGGGGTATAGTTTTTGGGGAAATCCTCACGAGCCTGTCGACTATTTCCTTAAGGCGGTACCTGCAAATTTTATGAAGGCTATAGATGCCGTTGTGTTTGAAACTGGTAAACCATTTGATTGTTTGATAACAGATGCATTTTATGCATTTGGGGCTGATATCGCGGATGAGCTTAACATCCCTTGGGTGGCTCTTTGGACTGCTAGTCCCAGGGCACTCTTCGTTCATCTCGACTCCGATATTATTCGTCACCATGTAAGAATTAACG GTCCTAAAGACAAACCACTTGATTTTCTTCCCGATTTTTCTAGCATACGTATTGCTGACTTACCCAATGGATTAACCTCCGGAGACATTGACGCCCCCATGCCGGCATTGTTGCATAAAATGGGAGTGTCACTGTCACGCGCCACGGCAATTGCCACAAATTCATACGAAGACTTGGATAATACAGTGGTGAACATGCTGAAATTAAGATTCAGTACGTTCCTCAACGTTGGTCCCTTCAATCTGGTATCAGTTTCCAGTTCCACAGTGGATGACTCGCATGGGACCTTAGATTGGATGAGCAAGCATGAGGCAGCATCGGTGGTATACATCAGCTTTGGAAGCGTGATAACCCCACCACCCCATGAGCTACAAGCATTATGTGAAGCCCTGGAGGAATGTGAGTTTCCATATCTTTGGTCTTTGAGGGGAAATCCTGAGAAACAGCTCCCACTAGGATTCCTGGAAAGAACCAGCTCCAAAGGAAAGATAGTTCCATGGGCTCCTCAGCAGAAAATATTGGAACATCCATCAGTTGGGGTTTTTGTAAGTCATGGTGGATGGAATTCAGTCCTGGAAAGTATTAATGGATGTGTGCCTATGATCTGCAGGCCATTTTTTGGAGACCAACAATTGAACACTCGTACTGTGGAGGTTGTATGGGGATTTGGGTTCGGGTTAGAAGGTGGAACATTGACAAAAAAAGGAGCAAAGAAAGCATTGAAGTTGATATTGTGCAGCCAAGAAGGGAAGAAAATAAGAGAGAAAATTAGAGTTCAAAAAGAGCTGGCTTGCAAGGCTGTTAGACCCAATGGTAGCtctaatgaaaatttcaaaacacTGGTGAAACTTGTCTCTTAA
- the LOC108459874 gene encoding pathogenesis-related protein PR-1-like, which yields MENSQMRVCNGAIIVFLLFFSTTEANYLNLVNQFMAPQNAARAANRMPPLVWDERLAHYAQWYANQRREDCALRHSNGPYGENIFWGGGDGWIPSDAVAAWVSESKWYNYWSNSCAGGQECGHYTQIVWSSTKRVGCARVVCDGGKGVFMTCNYDPPGNFIGERPY from the coding sequence ATGGAAAATTCTCAAATGAGAGTCTGCAATGGCGCCATCAttgttttccttttgtttttctcAACCACTGAGGCCAATTACCTCAACCTGGTTAACCAGTTCATGGCTCCTCAAAATGCTGCTCGTGCCGCCAATAGAATGCCACCATTGGTGTGGGATGAAAGGCTCGCACATTATGCTCAATGGTATGCTAACCAAAGGCGTGAAGATTGTGCTTTGAGGCACTCCAATGGACCTTATGGAGAAAACATATTTTGGGGTGGTGGCGATGGTTGGATACCTTCCGACGCGGTTGCTGCTTGGGTGTCCGAGAGTAAATGGTACAATTACTGGTCTAATTCCTGTGCCGGAGGGCAGGAATGTGGGCATTATACGCAGATAGTGTGGAGCAGTACCAAAAGAGTTGGGTGTGCCAGGGTGGTTTGCGATGGAGGGAAGGGTGTTTTCATGACTTGCAACTATGATCCTCCTGGGAATTTCATCGGAGAAAGACCTTATTGA